A single Gemmatimonadota bacterium DNA region contains:
- a CDS encoding enoyl-CoA hydratase/isomerase family protein — protein MVVHRTGSTVLTDDPFDGVRVVTLNRPARLNAVTPELVLDLTRELNRANQDDQIRAIVLTGAGRAFCSGDDLKEFESQLAGDTALPGFVDRIQDVTRAIVLGQKPVIGAIHGWAVGAGLEWVINCDFAIAAEGTRFFFPEVKLGLFVTGAVTALLPRLIGPQKTRELIYFGERFDAAQALEWGLLWKVVPEAQLRSEAITLARRLAELPAQRVADLKRILALAPSSSLEEVMAAEASATVQGFLDPESARRVAERLAP, from the coding sequence CAGTACCGTACTCACCGACGACCCGTTCGACGGCGTTCGCGTCGTCACCCTGAATCGCCCCGCTCGGCTCAACGCCGTCACGCCGGAGTTGGTCCTAGACCTCACCCGGGAGCTCAATCGGGCCAACCAGGATGACCAGATCCGTGCCATCGTCCTGACTGGGGCTGGCCGGGCGTTCTGCTCCGGTGACGACCTGAAGGAGTTCGAGTCGCAGTTGGCCGGCGATACGGCGCTCCCCGGCTTCGTCGACCGGATTCAGGACGTCACCCGCGCCATCGTCCTTGGCCAGAAGCCGGTCATCGGTGCGATTCACGGCTGGGCGGTCGGGGCCGGATTGGAGTGGGTCATCAACTGCGACTTTGCGATCGCGGCCGAAGGCACTCGCTTTTTCTTCCCGGAAGTGAAGCTGGGCCTGTTCGTCACCGGCGCCGTTACCGCGTTGCTTCCACGGTTGATCGGCCCCCAGAAGACCCGTGAACTGATCTACTTTGGCGAACGATTCGACGCCGCCCAAGCGCTGGAATGGGGACTGCTCTGGAAGGTCGTCCCGGAAGCCCAGTTGCGATCTGAGGCGATCACCTTGGCCCGGCGCCTTGCAGAGTTACCCGCGCAGCGCGTCGCGGACCTGAAGCGGATCCTGGCGCTGGCGCCGTCGTCCAGCCTGGAAGAGGTCATGGCTGCCGAGGCATCCGCAACGGTTCAGGGTTTCCTGGATCCGGAGAGCGCTCGGCGGGTGGCGGAAAGACTGGCACCGTGA